One segment of Deltaproteobacteria bacterium DNA contains the following:
- the bioA gene encoding adenosylmethionine--8-amino-7-oxononanoate transaminase encodes MDRKNLIRKDLRHNWHPYTQMSTLATEPPMLIDRAEGLFLFDAEGNRYYDAISSWWCVVHGHGHPRIREAVTRQMERLDHVLFAGVTHEPAVRLASRLAAIAPEGLSRVFFSDNGSTAVEVALKMSLQCWRNLGREERTGFVCLDHGYHGDTTGCMSVSGVEAFLRAFRPILFPARRVPAPTCYRCPVGKTYPECGVACVDALGDALREGGETIAAVILEPLLLGAGGMIVYPPEYLSRVAALARTLGAHLILDEVATGFGRTGTMFACEQAGVSPDFLCLSKGLTGGTMPLAATLTTAEVYNSFLGGPDSGKTFYHGHTYTANPIGCAAALASLDLFEEEELVDRVARLAPRLAEGVRELAELPLVGDVRGIGMVAALELVRDKETKEPLPGTAPVFREIRREGLRRGLFLRPMGNVVYLFLPQAVTRDPLDDIIERFSGTLRAVLL; translated from the coding sequence ATGGACCGGAAAAATTTGATCCGGAAGGACCTGCGGCACAACTGGCATCCGTACACCCAGATGAGCACCCTTGCGACGGAACCGCCGATGCTGATCGACCGCGCGGAGGGGCTCTTCCTCTTCGACGCGGAAGGGAACCGGTACTACGACGCGATCTCGAGCTGGTGGTGCGTCGTCCACGGGCACGGGCACCCGCGGATCCGGGAGGCGGTGACGCGGCAGATGGAGCGGCTGGACCACGTCCTGTTCGCAGGCGTCACCCATGAGCCCGCGGTGCGCCTGGCCTCGCGGCTCGCCGCGATCGCCCCGGAGGGGCTTTCGCGCGTCTTCTTCTCGGACAACGGATCGACGGCGGTCGAGGTGGCGCTCAAGATGTCGCTGCAGTGCTGGCGCAACCTCGGGCGGGAGGAGCGGACCGGGTTCGTCTGCCTCGATCACGGGTACCACGGGGACACGACCGGGTGCATGAGCGTCAGCGGTGTGGAAGCGTTCCTGCGCGCGTTCCGGCCGATCCTGTTCCCCGCCCGCCGGGTTCCCGCGCCGACCTGCTACCGGTGCCCCGTGGGGAAGACGTACCCGGAGTGCGGGGTCGCGTGCGTCGACGCCCTCGGCGACGCGCTGCGGGAGGGCGGCGAAACGATCGCGGCGGTGATCCTCGAGCCGCTGCTGCTGGGCGCGGGCGGGATGATCGTCTATCCTCCGGAATACCTTTCCCGCGTGGCGGCGCTCGCGCGTACGCTCGGCGCCCACCTCATCCTCGATGAGGTGGCGACGGGGTTCGGGCGCACGGGGACGATGTTCGCCTGCGAGCAGGCCGGCGTCTCACCGGATTTCCTCTGCCTTTCGAAGGGATTGACGGGCGGCACGATGCCGCTGGCCGCGACGCTCACCACCGCGGAGGTGTACAACTCGTTTCTCGGAGGCCCGGACAGCGGGAAGACGTTCTACCACGGCCACACGTACACGGCGAACCCGATCGGCTGCGCCGCCGCGCTCGCCTCCCTCGACCTGTTCGAGGAAGAGGAACTCGTCGACCGCGTGGCGCGCCTCGCCCCCCGCCTCGCGGAAGGGGTGCGGGAACTGGCGGAGCTGCCGCTGGTGGGGGACGTGCGCGGGATCGGGATGGTGGCGGCGCTCGAGCTGGTTCGGGACAAGGAAACGAAGGAGCCGCTGCCGGGGACCGCGCCGGTCTTCCGCGAGATCCGCCGCGAGGGACTGCGCCGAGGGCTCTTCCTGCGCCCGATGGGGAACGTGGTCTACCTGTTTCTCCCCCAGGCGGTCACCCGCGATCCCCTCGACGACATTATCGAACGCTTCAGCGGGACCCTCCGCGCGGTTTTACTGTAA
- the bioD gene encoding dethiobiotin synthase has product MKGIFVTGTGTGVGKTVVCGLLAGFLRERGMRVTTQKWVETGVTDGPSDIDVHRRLMGDPGPAPEPPPADRCPYRFSLPASPHLAAAREGRRVDPAVIEAAYRRLAETHDAVLVEGVGGFLVPLSEEMLTGDLVARIGLPVLVVAVNRLGCVNDALLTVEAVRRRGVPLLGLVFNRLPGEGDGTRAEVQADNPRIVAEITRAPVLGEVPFLPDPACGAEAFAPVGRAFLERWRST; this is encoded by the coding sequence GTGAAGGGGATCTTCGTCACCGGTACCGGCACCGGCGTCGGAAAGACGGTGGTGTGCGGCCTGCTGGCCGGCTTCCTCCGGGAGCGGGGGATGCGCGTGACGACGCAGAAGTGGGTCGAGACGGGAGTGACGGACGGTCCGTCGGATATCGATGTTCACCGCCGCCTGATGGGAGACCCCGGTCCCGCGCCGGAACCGCCGCCGGCGGACCGGTGCCCGTACCGGTTCTCCCTCCCCGCCTCCCCGCATCTTGCGGCGGCGCGCGAGGGGCGGCGGGTGGACCCGGCCGTGATCGAGGCGGCGTACCGCCGTCTCGCCGAGACCCACGACGCCGTGCTGGTCGAGGGGGTGGGCGGCTTCCTCGTCCCGCTCTCGGAGGAGATGTTGACCGGCGACCTCGTCGCGCGGATCGGCCTTCCCGTCCTCGTGGTGGCAGTGAACCGGCTCGGCTGCGTGAACGACGCGCTGCTCACCGTCGAGGCGGTGCGCCGCCGCGGGGTCCCCCTGCTGGGGCTCGTCTTCAACCGCCTTCCGGGCGAAGGGGACGGGACGCGGGCGGAGGTGCAGGCCGACAATCCGCGGATCGTGGCGGAGATCACAAGGGCGCCCGTCCTGGGCGAGGTTCCCTTCCTGCCCGATCCGGCCTGCGGCGCGGAGGCGTTCGCCCCCGTGGGGCGGGCGTTTCTCGAACGGTGGAGGTCGACCTGA
- a CDS encoding methyltransferase domain-containing protein: MVDPAVLRRFSAGADRYEAHAHAQRLSAVDLLAYTEASLGPVRPRNISEPGPKGGSAFKILEPGCGTGLYTRMLLDAFRGASVFGVDISEAMVRVAKRGIDDPRACFAVADAEEIATGSYDLVTSNAAFQWFLSLPRTLVRMASLLSGGGLLTFSFFGPETYTELDAALRASALRRGTDDGSRVAAAAFHSRGEISDALSAAFPRWDVVERRYHQEFPTVADLLRSIRYTGTRGGGGRESWSPGKLARVEEAYRERDGGIKATYQVFLCRGVIPEGRAG; the protein is encoded by the coding sequence ATGGTTGACCCCGCCGTCCTGCGCCGCTTCTCGGCCGGCGCGGACCGGTACGAGGCGCACGCGCACGCGCAGCGGCTCTCCGCCGTCGACCTGCTGGCGTACACCGAGGCGTCGCTCGGGCCGGTGCGGCCCAGGAACATTTCCGAGCCCGGCCCCAAAGGGGGGTCCGCCTTCAAAATACTGGAGCCGGGCTGCGGGACGGGGCTCTACACGCGGATGCTCCTCGACGCCTTCCGCGGCGCGTCCGTGTTCGGGGTGGACATCTCGGAGGCGATGGTGCGCGTCGCGAAGCGGGGGATCGACGACCCGCGGGCTTGCTTCGCCGTGGCCGACGCGGAGGAGATCGCCACGGGGAGCTACGACCTCGTCACCTCCAACGCCGCCTTCCAATGGTTTCTTTCCCTTCCCCGCACGCTGGTGCGGATGGCGTCGCTCCTTTCGGGCGGCGGGCTGCTCACCTTCTCCTTCTTCGGCCCGGAGACGTACACGGAGTTGGACGCCGCCTTGCGCGCGTCGGCGCTCCGGCGGGGGACGGACGACGGGTCGCGGGTCGCCGCCGCCGCGTTCCACTCCCGGGGAGAGATCTCCGACGCGCTTTCGGCCGCGTTCCCGCGGTGGGACGTCGTCGAGCGGCGGTACCATCAGGAATTTCCGACCGTGGCGGACCTGTTGCGAAGCATCCGGTACACGGGGACGCGCGGGGGCGGTGGGCGGGAGTCGTGGAGCCCGGGGAAGCTCGCGCGGGTCGAGGAGGCGTACCGGGAGCGGGATGGCGGGATCAAGGCGACGTACCAGGTCTTCCTTTGCCGGGGCGTGATCCCGGAAGGGAGGGCCGGGTGA
- a CDS encoding alpha/beta hydrolase, with the protein MPREEFTVAGEGDPSMVLLPGWATDGRIFDGLFPGVTAVTTGPLRPEGFIPRLAAFLDRAARGPVTVVGWSLGGFLAAEFAREVPDRVRRVVLVGIRRAYPEGDVAGILRSLSTDPGSCLSGFYAQCFYPSQMPAYRRFRGGLQAAYLREIDGGVLREGLSYLAGARLSGETLPPCPVAIVHGEKDVVAPFAEAEGVAREGGNATFHPLPGAAHAAFLADGFRAVVADG; encoded by the coding sequence GTGCCCCGTGAGGAATTCACCGTGGCGGGGGAGGGCGATCCGTCGATGGTCCTGCTGCCGGGGTGGGCGACGGACGGGCGGATCTTCGACGGACTGTTCCCCGGCGTGACCGCGGTGACGACCGGGCCGCTCCGGCCGGAGGGGTTCATCCCGCGGCTCGCGGCGTTCCTCGACCGCGCGGCGCGCGGCCCCGTGACGGTCGTCGGGTGGTCGCTCGGCGGGTTCCTCGCGGCGGAGTTCGCGCGGGAAGTTCCGGACCGGGTGCGGCGGGTCGTCCTCGTCGGGATCCGGCGGGCGTACCCGGAAGGCGACGTGGCGGGGATCCTGCGATCGCTCTCGACCGACCCGGGCAGCTGCCTCTCGGGGTTCTACGCGCAATGCTTTTACCCGTCGCAGATGCCCGCGTACCGGCGCTTCCGCGGCGGGCTGCAGGCGGCGTACCTGCGGGAGATCGACGGCGGCGTGCTCCGCGAAGGGCTTTCGTACCTGGCGGGCGCGAGGCTCTCCGGCGAGACGCTTCCGCCGTGCCCCGTCGCGATCGTCCACGGGGAGAAGGATGTGGTGGCCCCGTTCGCCGAGGCGGAAGGGGTGGCCCGGGAAGGCGGGAACGCGACGTTTCACCCGCTGCCGGGTGCGGCGCACGCCGCTTTCCTCGCGGACGGGTTTCGCGCGGTGGTCGCCGATGGTTGA
- the bioF gene encoding 8-amino-7-oxononanoate synthase, producing the protein MKDWQDFLDERERRQLLRRLVPSSGRAPALAVRDGREYVDFSSNDYLGLSSHPALVAAAREALDRYGVGSGASRLMSGDLAIHHELEDSVAVFKGSEAALVFNSGYQANTGIIPALFGRRDAVFADQFCHASQLDGALLSRAKLLRFRHNDPEHLDRMLVKHRGAFERALVTTESVFSMDGDLAPLAALLAVCRRHRCLLMVDEAHATGVFGPQGRGCVEASDLAGQVDLVMGTFSKALGGFGAYLAASRTVIDYLVNTARSFIYSTALPPPVIAADLAALRLCLSGETRGEELLRRAGAFRGALRGKGWTVGGESQIVPVVVGDSALAVSLSESLAGQGFLALPVRPPTVPEGSARLRFSLTAAHTDRQVAAVVEALGAP; encoded by the coding sequence ATGAAGGATTGGCAGGATTTTCTTGATGAGCGGGAGCGGCGGCAGCTGCTGCGGCGGCTCGTCCCGTCGTCCGGACGCGCCCCCGCCCTTGCGGTGCGGGACGGCCGGGAATACGTCGACTTCTCCTCCAACGACTACCTCGGGCTGTCGTCCCACCCCGCGCTGGTCGCGGCGGCGCGGGAGGCGCTCGACCGCTACGGCGTCGGGTCCGGGGCGTCCCGCCTGATGAGCGGGGACTTGGCGATCCACCACGAGCTCGAGGATAGCGTGGCGGTGTTCAAGGGGAGCGAGGCGGCCCTGGTCTTCAACTCCGGCTACCAGGCGAATACGGGGATCATCCCCGCCCTGTTCGGACGCCGCGACGCCGTCTTCGCCGACCAGTTCTGCCACGCCAGCCAGCTCGACGGCGCGCTCCTGTCGCGCGCGAAGCTCCTGCGGTTCCGGCACAACGACCCGGAGCACCTCGACCGGATGCTCGTCAAGCACCGCGGGGCGTTCGAACGGGCGCTGGTGACGACGGAGAGCGTCTTCAGCATGGACGGGGACCTCGCCCCCCTCGCCGCGCTCCTTGCCGTTTGCCGCCGGCACCGTTGCCTGCTGATGGTGGACGAAGCCCACGCCACGGGCGTGTTCGGGCCGCAGGGGCGCGGGTGCGTCGAGGCTTCGGACCTCGCCGGGCAGGTGGACCTCGTGATGGGGACATTCAGCAAGGCGCTGGGCGGGTTCGGGGCGTATCTCGCCGCGTCGCGGACGGTGATCGACTATCTGGTCAACACGGCCCGCAGCTTCATCTATTCCACCGCGCTTCCGCCCCCGGTGATCGCCGCCGACCTCGCCGCGCTCCGGCTCTGCCTGTCCGGGGAGACGCGCGGGGAGGAGCTTCTGCGCCGGGCCGGTGCGTTCCGTGGCGCGCTTCGCGGGAAGGGGTGGACCGTCGGCGGGGAGAGCCAGATCGTCCCCGTCGTCGTGGGGGATAGCGCCCTCGCCGTCTCCCTCTCGGAATCGCTCGCGGGCCAGGGGTTCCTCGCGCTCCCGGTGCGCCCGCCCACGGTCCCCGAAGGGTCGGCCCGTCTCCGCTTCTCCCTGACCGCCGCGCACACGGACCGGCAGGTCGCCGCCGTCGTGGAGGCCCTCGGTGCCCCGTGA
- a CDS encoding HD domain-containing protein, with protein sequence MQKTRFVKDFKEGEPVRDLFLVANKALLTSNAGKPYLTLQLRDRTGQIEGRVWDRAEDIGKRFDRDDVVEVSGTAIAYQGRVQLKVHDVRREEGGTKDLSEYLPVTKKGIEPLWKTLQEYIAGVKDKDLARLLAAVFPDPPETDVARRFRQAPGGKTMHHDYIGGLLEHTVSVAGICRMLSAHYDGVDADLLLAGALLHDVGKVHELSYEGAFDYTDEGRLLGHLYMGTEYVSRVCADLPGFPPEKTMLVKHIILSHHGELEYGSPKRPKTLEAILLHHVENMDAKATAFGDAIAELREGVRWTDYQRMFERYLFSGKFPKE encoded by the coding sequence ATGCAGAAGACGCGTTTCGTGAAGGACTTCAAGGAGGGGGAGCCGGTCCGCGACCTGTTCCTCGTCGCGAACAAGGCGCTGTTGACCAGCAACGCCGGGAAGCCGTACCTGACCCTGCAGCTGCGCGACCGGACGGGACAGATCGAGGGGAGAGTCTGGGACCGCGCCGAGGATATAGGAAAGCGGTTCGACCGGGACGACGTGGTCGAGGTGAGCGGCACCGCCATCGCGTACCAGGGGCGCGTCCAGCTCAAGGTCCACGACGTCCGGCGGGAAGAAGGGGGGACGAAGGATCTCTCCGAGTACCTCCCGGTCACGAAGAAGGGGATCGAGCCGCTCTGGAAGACGCTCCAGGAGTACATCGCGGGGGTAAAGGACAAGGACTTGGCGCGGCTTCTCGCGGCCGTCTTTCCGGACCCGCCGGAAACGGACGTGGCGCGCCGCTTCCGCCAGGCGCCGGGCGGGAAGACGATGCACCACGACTACATCGGGGGGCTGCTGGAGCACACGGTCTCCGTCGCGGGGATCTGCCGCATGCTGTCGGCCCACTACGACGGGGTGGACGCCGACCTTCTGCTCGCCGGGGCGCTGCTGCACGACGTCGGGAAGGTGCACGAACTTTCCTACGAGGGAGCGTTCGACTACACGGACGAGGGGCGCCTGCTGGGGCACCTCTACATGGGGACCGAGTACGTGAGCCGCGTCTGCGCCGACCTCCCCGGTTTTCCGCCGGAGAAGACGATGCTGGTGAAGCACATCATCCTGTCCCACCATGGGGAGCTCGAGTACGGCTCCCCCAAGCGGCCCAAGACGCTGGAGGCGATCCTGCTCCATCACGTGGAGAACATGGACGCCAAGGCGACCGCGTTCGGCGACGCCATCGCGGAGCTGCGCGAGGGGGTCCGCTGGACCGACTACCAGCGGATGTTCGAGCGGTACCTCTTCTCCGGGAAGTTCCCGAAGGAATAA
- a CDS encoding LEA type 2 family protein gives MRIVKRWVLLLLFGALCLPVSSCRPLLREVFKAPKVRVVDIGIAGNPFQSRGPVEVILHLAVKNPNSYALTVASVAYSATVGTRRLADGERIEEIRIEPSGETVVTVPVRLQTDVFADALREVLEARSVSYEFNGSVGIVAPVVGVVRVPFSRTGTIDPMDILRRKGIGFN, from the coding sequence ATGCGGATCGTCAAGCGGTGGGTCCTCCTCCTGCTGTTCGGAGCGTTGTGCCTTCCCGTCTCCTCGTGCCGCCCCCTCCTGAGAGAGGTCTTCAAGGCCCCGAAGGTGCGGGTCGTCGACATCGGGATCGCCGGCAACCCCTTCCAGTCCCGGGGCCCGGTCGAGGTGATCCTTCATCTCGCGGTGAAGAACCCGAATTCCTACGCCCTGACGGTGGCCAGCGTCGCCTACTCCGCGACGGTGGGAACCCGGCGATTGGCCGACGGGGAGCGGATCGAGGAGATTCGCATCGAGCCCTCCGGGGAAACGGTGGTCACGGTGCCCGTGCGGCTGCAGACCGACGTCTTCGCCGACGCGCTGCGCGAGGTGCTCGAGGCCCGGTCGGTTTCCTACGAGTTCAACGGCTCGGTGGGCATCGTCGCCCCGGTCGTCGGCGTGGTCCGGGTCCCCTTCTCCCGGACCGGGACGATCGACCCCATGGACATCCTCCGCCGCAAGGGGATCGGCTTCAATTGA
- a CDS encoding D-glycerate dehydrogenase: MKAPRGRKIPSGRGRIVERRTIVVTRRLPGVPWDDLAKRFRAGDPPKGGTMSREEFLSRARGASGILCTLADRVDAELMDAAGPSLVVVSNFAVGVNNVDVAGATRRGIRICNTPDVLTDATADLGFALLLSAARKVSDADRFVRAGGWTGWDPWGFLGVPVAGKTLGIVGMGKIGAAVARRSRGFSMKVLYHNRRRIPPSEEAELAASYRDLDALLAESDFVVLCVPLTPETRGLISTERLARMKRTAVLVNIARGEVVDEEAVAAALAEARLFGAGLDVFEKEPRIHPRLLSAPSAVLLPHLGSATGETREAMGRLAAENLLAVLDGREPPCPVN; this comes from the coding sequence ATGAAGGCCCCCCGGGGACGGAAGATCCCCAGCGGGAGGGGGCGGATCGTGGAGCGGCGGACGATCGTGGTGACGCGGCGCCTGCCGGGGGTGCCGTGGGACGACCTGGCGAAGCGGTTCCGGGCGGGGGACCCCCCAAAGGGAGGGACGATGTCCCGGGAGGAGTTCCTTTCCCGCGCCCGGGGGGCGTCGGGGATCCTCTGCACGCTGGCGGACCGGGTGGACGCGGAACTGATGGACGCGGCCGGGCCCTCCCTTGTCGTCGTGTCGAACTTCGCCGTCGGGGTGAACAACGTCGACGTGGCCGGGGCGACCCGGCGCGGGATCCGGATCTGCAACACGCCGGACGTCCTGACGGACGCGACGGCCGACCTCGGGTTCGCCCTGCTCCTTTCCGCGGCGAGAAAGGTGTCGGACGCCGACCGGTTCGTTCGCGCGGGGGGCTGGACCGGGTGGGACCCGTGGGGGTTCCTCGGAGTCCCCGTCGCCGGGAAGACGCTGGGGATCGTCGGAATGGGGAAGATCGGCGCCGCGGTGGCCCGCCGGTCCCGCGGCTTCTCGATGAAGGTCCTCTACCACAACCGTCGCCGGATTCCTCCGTCGGAGGAGGCCGAACTCGCGGCGTCGTACCGCGATCTCGACGCGCTGCTCGCCGAGAGCGACTTCGTCGTGCTGTGCGTCCCCCTCACCCCGGAGACCCGGGGGCTGATCTCCACGGAGCGCCTCGCGAGGATGAAACGGACGGCGGTCCTGGTGAACATCGCCCGGGGAGAGGTGGTGGACGAGGAGGCGGTGGCGGCGGCGCTGGCGGAGGCGCGGCTGTTCGGCGCGGGGCTCGACGTGTTCGAGAAGGAGCCGCGGATTCACCCCCGGCTGCTGTCGGCCCCTTCGGCGGTGCTCCTGCCGCACCTGGGTAGCGCGACCGGGGAGACGCGGGAGGCGATGGGACGGTTGGCGGCGGAGAACCTGCTCGCGGTGCTCGACGGGAGGGAGCCGCCATGCCCCGTCAATTGA